Proteins found in one Venturia canescens isolate UGA chromosome 8, ASM1945775v1, whole genome shotgun sequence genomic segment:
- the Not3 gene encoding CCR4-NOT transcription complex subunit 3 isoform X1, which yields MAATRKLQGEIDRCLKKVTEGVDTFEDIWQKVHNATNSNQKEKYEADLKKEIKKLQRLRDQIKSWIASGEIKDKSTLLDYRKLIETQMERFKVVERETKTKAYSKEGLGAAQKLDPAQKEREEVSNWLAISIDALNLQLDTFESEIESLLAGKKKRLDKDKQDRMDELKGKLEKHRYHIRKLETLLRMLDNMSVEVDTIKKIKDDVEYYIESSQEPDFEENVYIYDDIIGLDDVELSEVGVSSSATTDNNNSNEIGGTPTSTNSGTSPIPSPPSSSTMHNHSSDSSTDIDKKTKVLYLFEQPVKPAAVRPLLNSSQGSIPTTGSTATIKTNLLSSSTPSKTIPMTPSHSSPSSTSNHVATTNAGNFATVAASHSNSQAIHSTSSKTSSAHSSENGLLSSSSTSSITSSVSQTATPQLQQQQQQPQQQQQQQQQQQQQQQQQQQQILQQPQQQAQQPHNNPIALALQSTVSHGLLHNQPSQNHSIANISNTSIGSGTNNLNTSLTGNNTSTGSSANAINTSNSISGVTSGIGGVGGSGVAASGAGGGSSSGSSVTARENNNQNSNNSEAEMTTPVASSTSPQSSVSSRSSPIPVNSCSPVPSTANGLIPKLPDGMTSSKPIAQQVIVRTAGLDIPQSETNTRNIFEGTKTNSATSEAHIPPLLGVAPLGPVPLQKEHQLQFQMMEAAYYHMPHPSDSERLRSYLPRNLCPTPSYYQQVQLPHSDTVEFFQRLSTETLFFIFYYMEGSKGQYLAAKALKKQSWRFHTKYMMWFQRHEEPKVINEEYEQGTYIYFDYEKWGQRKKEGFTFEYKYLEDRDLN from the exons ATGGCTGCGACGAGAAAGTTGCAAG GTGAAATAGACAGGTGCCTTAAGAAAGTAACAGAGGGCGTCGACACGTTTGAGGATATCTGGCAAAAAGTTCACAATGCCACTAACAGCAATCAGAAGGAGAAATACGAGGCAGATCTCAAGAAGGAGATCAAAAAGCTTCAGAGGTTACGCGATCAAATTAAAAGTTGGATCGCTTCCGGTGAGATCAAGGACAAAAGCACTCTGTTGGATTATCGAAAGTTAATCGAGACT CAAATGGAGAGGTTCAAGGTGGTGGAAagggaaacaaaaacaaaagctTACTCGAAGGAAGGTTTAGGTGCTGCGCAAAAGCTTGATCCGGCGCAAAAAGAACGAGAAGAAGTCAGTAATTGGCTAGCTATATCGATTGACGCATTGAATCTGCAG CTCGACACTTTCGAGTCGGAAATAGAATCGTTGCTTGCGGGTAAAAAGAAGAGGCTGGACAAGGACAAGCAAGATAGAATGGACGAGTTAAAAGGAAAACTGGAAAAGCATAGATATCATATCCGCAAACTTGAGACATTGTTGCGCATGTTGGACAACATGTCAGTCGAAGTGGACACG ataaaaaaaataaaagatgatGTCGAGTATTACATCGAGTCCTCGCAAGAACCGGATTTCGAGGAAAACGTATACATATACGACGATATTATTGGTTTGGACGATGTTGAATTGTCCGAAGTTGGTGTATCATCGTCAGCAACGACTGACAATAACAATAGCAACGAGATCGGAGGTACGCCGACATCGACGAATTCCGGTACATCGCCAATACCCTCGCCGCCATCGAGTTCCACAATGCACAACCATTCGAGCGATAGTTCAACCGATATCGACAAAAAAACCAAG GTCTTATATTTGTTTGAGCAGCCTGTGAAGCCGGCCGCGGTGAGGCCGCTATTGAATTCGTCGCAAGGGAGCATTCCAACAACGGGAAGCACTGCCACTATAAAAACGAATCTGTTATCGAGCAGCACTCCAAGCAAGACCATTCCCATGACACCTAGCCATAGCTCGCCTAGTTCTACTAGTAATCACGTTGCCACGACAAACGCCGGTAATTTTGCAACGGTAGCTGCCTCGCACAGCAATTCTCAAGCCATCCACTCTACCTCTAGTAAAACGTCGT CAGCTCACAGTAGCGAGAACGGTTTGTTGTCGTCCTCGTCAACGTCGAGCATAACGTCGAGTGTCTCGCAAACAGCGACACCCCAActacagcaacagcagcagcagccacaacaacagcagcagcagcaacaacagcaacaacaacaacaacaacaacaacaacaacaaatacTACAACAGCCACAGCAGCAAGCGCAACAGCCGCACAATAATCCAATAGCCCTGGCGTTGCAAAGTACGGTTAGTCACGGTTTATTGCACAACCAACCGAGCCAGAATCATAGCATCGCGAATATCAGCAATACGAGTATTGGCAGCGGTACGAACAACCTTAATACGAGTTTGACCGGTAACAATACGAGCACCGGTAGCAGCGCCAACGCTATCAATACGAGCAACAGTATAAGCGGAGTTACGAGTGGAATCGGAGGCGTTGGTGGAAGTGGAGTCGCGGCGAGTGGAGCCGGCGGCGGTAGCAGCAGCGGCAGCAGCGTAACCGCGCGCGAAAACAACAATCagaacagcaacaacagcgAAGCCGAAATGACGACGCCCGTCGCCAGCTCAACTTCGCCTCAATCCTCCGTCAGTAGTCGATCTTCACCGATACCCGTTAACTCGTGTTCACCTGTTCCATCCACTGCCAATGGTCTCATACCAAAGCTACCCGATGGCATGACCTCCTCGAAACCAATAGCTCAACAGGTCATCGTACGCACCGCTGGTCTCGATATACCCCAGTCCGAAACGAATACGAGAAACATTTTCGAGGGCACCAAGACAAACAGCGCGACCTCGGAAGCGCACATTCCACCGCTTCTCGGTGTCGCACCGCTCGGACCTGTGCCACTCCAGAAAGAACATCAATTACAGTTTCAAATGATGGAAGCGGCCTACTATCACATGCCACATCCTTCCGATTCCGAGCGACTCAGATCCTATCTACCGAGAAATTTGTGCCCCACACCATCCTATTATCAACAG GTACAATTACCTCACTCCGACACAGTCGAGTTCTTTCAACGTCTTTCTACCGAGACGCTcttcttcatattttattaCATGGAAGGCTCGAAAGGCCAGTACCTTGCTGCCAAAGCGTTAAAGAAGCAAAGCTGGAGGTTTCACACCAAGTATATGATGTGGTTCCAAAGGCACGAAGAGCCCAAAGTCATCAACGAAGAGTATGAGCAG GGTACCTACATCTATTTCGATTACGAAAAATGGGGACAAAGGAAGAAGGAAGGCTTCACTTTTGAGTACAAGTACTTAGAGGACAGAGACCTTAACTAA
- the Not3 gene encoding CCR4-NOT transcription complex subunit 3 isoform X4 — protein sequence MAATRKLQGEIDRCLKKVTEGVDTFEDIWQKVHNATNSNQKEKYEADLKKEIKKLQRLRDQIKSWIASGEIKDKSTLLDYRKLIETQMERFKVVERETKTKAYSKEGLGAAQKLDPAQKEREEVSNWLAISIDALNLQLDTFESEIESLLAGKKKRLDKDKQDRMDELKGKLEKHRYHIRKLETLLRMLDNMSVEVDTIKKIKDDVEYYIESSQEPDFEENVYIYDDIIGLDDVELSEVGVSSSATTDNNNSNEIGGTPTSTNSGTSPIPSPPSSSTMHNHSSDSSTDIDKKTKPVKPAAVRPLLNSSQGSIPTTGSTATIKTNLLSSSTPSKTIPMTPSHSSPSSTSNHVATTNAGNFATVAASHSNSQAIHSTSSKTSSAHSSENGLLSSSSTSSITSSVSQTATPQLQQQQQQPQQQQQQQQQQQQQQQQQQQQILQQPQQQAQQPHNNPIALALQSTVSHGLLHNQPSQNHSIANISNTSIGSGTNNLNTSLTGNNTSTGSSANAINTSNSISGVTSGIGGVGGSGVAASGAGGGSSSGSSVTARENNNQNSNNSEAEMTTPVASSTSPQSSVSSRSSPIPVNSCSPVPSTANGLIPKLPDGMTSSKPIAQQVIVRTAGLDIPQSETNTRNIFEGTKTNSATSEAHIPPLLGVAPLGPVPLQKEHQLQFQMMEAAYYHMPHPSDSERLRSYLPRNLCPTPSYYQQVQLPHSDTVEFFQRLSTETLFFIFYYMEGSKGQYLAAKALKKQSWRFHTKYMMWFQRHEEPKVINEEYEQGTYIYFDYEKWGQRKKEGFTFEYKYLEDRDLN from the exons ATGGCTGCGACGAGAAAGTTGCAAG GTGAAATAGACAGGTGCCTTAAGAAAGTAACAGAGGGCGTCGACACGTTTGAGGATATCTGGCAAAAAGTTCACAATGCCACTAACAGCAATCAGAAGGAGAAATACGAGGCAGATCTCAAGAAGGAGATCAAAAAGCTTCAGAGGTTACGCGATCAAATTAAAAGTTGGATCGCTTCCGGTGAGATCAAGGACAAAAGCACTCTGTTGGATTATCGAAAGTTAATCGAGACT CAAATGGAGAGGTTCAAGGTGGTGGAAagggaaacaaaaacaaaagctTACTCGAAGGAAGGTTTAGGTGCTGCGCAAAAGCTTGATCCGGCGCAAAAAGAACGAGAAGAAGTCAGTAATTGGCTAGCTATATCGATTGACGCATTGAATCTGCAG CTCGACACTTTCGAGTCGGAAATAGAATCGTTGCTTGCGGGTAAAAAGAAGAGGCTGGACAAGGACAAGCAAGATAGAATGGACGAGTTAAAAGGAAAACTGGAAAAGCATAGATATCATATCCGCAAACTTGAGACATTGTTGCGCATGTTGGACAACATGTCAGTCGAAGTGGACACG ataaaaaaaataaaagatgatGTCGAGTATTACATCGAGTCCTCGCAAGAACCGGATTTCGAGGAAAACGTATACATATACGACGATATTATTGGTTTGGACGATGTTGAATTGTCCGAAGTTGGTGTATCATCGTCAGCAACGACTGACAATAACAATAGCAACGAGATCGGAGGTACGCCGACATCGACGAATTCCGGTACATCGCCAATACCCTCGCCGCCATCGAGTTCCACAATGCACAACCATTCGAGCGATAGTTCAACCGATATCGACAAAAAAACCAAG CCTGTGAAGCCGGCCGCGGTGAGGCCGCTATTGAATTCGTCGCAAGGGAGCATTCCAACAACGGGAAGCACTGCCACTATAAAAACGAATCTGTTATCGAGCAGCACTCCAAGCAAGACCATTCCCATGACACCTAGCCATAGCTCGCCTAGTTCTACTAGTAATCACGTTGCCACGACAAACGCCGGTAATTTTGCAACGGTAGCTGCCTCGCACAGCAATTCTCAAGCCATCCACTCTACCTCTAGTAAAACGTCGT CAGCTCACAGTAGCGAGAACGGTTTGTTGTCGTCCTCGTCAACGTCGAGCATAACGTCGAGTGTCTCGCAAACAGCGACACCCCAActacagcaacagcagcagcagccacaacaacagcagcagcagcaacaacagcaacaacaacaacaacaacaacaacaacaacaaatacTACAACAGCCACAGCAGCAAGCGCAACAGCCGCACAATAATCCAATAGCCCTGGCGTTGCAAAGTACGGTTAGTCACGGTTTATTGCACAACCAACCGAGCCAGAATCATAGCATCGCGAATATCAGCAATACGAGTATTGGCAGCGGTACGAACAACCTTAATACGAGTTTGACCGGTAACAATACGAGCACCGGTAGCAGCGCCAACGCTATCAATACGAGCAACAGTATAAGCGGAGTTACGAGTGGAATCGGAGGCGTTGGTGGAAGTGGAGTCGCGGCGAGTGGAGCCGGCGGCGGTAGCAGCAGCGGCAGCAGCGTAACCGCGCGCGAAAACAACAATCagaacagcaacaacagcgAAGCCGAAATGACGACGCCCGTCGCCAGCTCAACTTCGCCTCAATCCTCCGTCAGTAGTCGATCTTCACCGATACCCGTTAACTCGTGTTCACCTGTTCCATCCACTGCCAATGGTCTCATACCAAAGCTACCCGATGGCATGACCTCCTCGAAACCAATAGCTCAACAGGTCATCGTACGCACCGCTGGTCTCGATATACCCCAGTCCGAAACGAATACGAGAAACATTTTCGAGGGCACCAAGACAAACAGCGCGACCTCGGAAGCGCACATTCCACCGCTTCTCGGTGTCGCACCGCTCGGACCTGTGCCACTCCAGAAAGAACATCAATTACAGTTTCAAATGATGGAAGCGGCCTACTATCACATGCCACATCCTTCCGATTCCGAGCGACTCAGATCCTATCTACCGAGAAATTTGTGCCCCACACCATCCTATTATCAACAG GTACAATTACCTCACTCCGACACAGTCGAGTTCTTTCAACGTCTTTCTACCGAGACGCTcttcttcatattttattaCATGGAAGGCTCGAAAGGCCAGTACCTTGCTGCCAAAGCGTTAAAGAAGCAAAGCTGGAGGTTTCACACCAAGTATATGATGTGGTTCCAAAGGCACGAAGAGCCCAAAGTCATCAACGAAGAGTATGAGCAG GGTACCTACATCTATTTCGATTACGAAAAATGGGGACAAAGGAAGAAGGAAGGCTTCACTTTTGAGTACAAGTACTTAGAGGACAGAGACCTTAACTAA
- the Not3 gene encoding CCR4-NOT transcription complex subunit 3 isoform X2 has product MAATRKLQGEIDRCLKKVTEGVDTFEDIWQKVHNATNSNQKEKYEADLKKEIKKLQRLRDQIKSWIASGEIKDKSTLLDYRKLIETQMERFKVVERETKTKAYSKEGLGAAQKLDPAQKEREEVSNWLAISIDALNLQLDTFESEIESLLAGKKKRLDKDKQDRMDELKGKLEKHRYHIRKLETLLRMLDNMSVEVDTIKKIKDDVEYYIESSQEPDFEENVYIYDDIIGLDDVELSEVGVSSSATTDNNNSNEIGGTPTSTNSGTSPIPSPPSSSTMHNHSSDSSTDIDKKTKVLYLFEQPVKPAAVRPLLNSSQGSIPTTGSTATIKTNLLSSSTPSKTIPMTPSHSSPSSTSNHVATTNAGNFATVAASHSNSQAIHSTSSKTSSHSSENGLLSSSSTSSITSSVSQTATPQLQQQQQQPQQQQQQQQQQQQQQQQQQQQILQQPQQQAQQPHNNPIALALQSTVSHGLLHNQPSQNHSIANISNTSIGSGTNNLNTSLTGNNTSTGSSANAINTSNSISGVTSGIGGVGGSGVAASGAGGGSSSGSSVTARENNNQNSNNSEAEMTTPVASSTSPQSSVSSRSSPIPVNSCSPVPSTANGLIPKLPDGMTSSKPIAQQVIVRTAGLDIPQSETNTRNIFEGTKTNSATSEAHIPPLLGVAPLGPVPLQKEHQLQFQMMEAAYYHMPHPSDSERLRSYLPRNLCPTPSYYQQVQLPHSDTVEFFQRLSTETLFFIFYYMEGSKGQYLAAKALKKQSWRFHTKYMMWFQRHEEPKVINEEYEQGTYIYFDYEKWGQRKKEGFTFEYKYLEDRDLN; this is encoded by the exons ATGGCTGCGACGAGAAAGTTGCAAG GTGAAATAGACAGGTGCCTTAAGAAAGTAACAGAGGGCGTCGACACGTTTGAGGATATCTGGCAAAAAGTTCACAATGCCACTAACAGCAATCAGAAGGAGAAATACGAGGCAGATCTCAAGAAGGAGATCAAAAAGCTTCAGAGGTTACGCGATCAAATTAAAAGTTGGATCGCTTCCGGTGAGATCAAGGACAAAAGCACTCTGTTGGATTATCGAAAGTTAATCGAGACT CAAATGGAGAGGTTCAAGGTGGTGGAAagggaaacaaaaacaaaagctTACTCGAAGGAAGGTTTAGGTGCTGCGCAAAAGCTTGATCCGGCGCAAAAAGAACGAGAAGAAGTCAGTAATTGGCTAGCTATATCGATTGACGCATTGAATCTGCAG CTCGACACTTTCGAGTCGGAAATAGAATCGTTGCTTGCGGGTAAAAAGAAGAGGCTGGACAAGGACAAGCAAGATAGAATGGACGAGTTAAAAGGAAAACTGGAAAAGCATAGATATCATATCCGCAAACTTGAGACATTGTTGCGCATGTTGGACAACATGTCAGTCGAAGTGGACACG ataaaaaaaataaaagatgatGTCGAGTATTACATCGAGTCCTCGCAAGAACCGGATTTCGAGGAAAACGTATACATATACGACGATATTATTGGTTTGGACGATGTTGAATTGTCCGAAGTTGGTGTATCATCGTCAGCAACGACTGACAATAACAATAGCAACGAGATCGGAGGTACGCCGACATCGACGAATTCCGGTACATCGCCAATACCCTCGCCGCCATCGAGTTCCACAATGCACAACCATTCGAGCGATAGTTCAACCGATATCGACAAAAAAACCAAG GTCTTATATTTGTTTGAGCAGCCTGTGAAGCCGGCCGCGGTGAGGCCGCTATTGAATTCGTCGCAAGGGAGCATTCCAACAACGGGAAGCACTGCCACTATAAAAACGAATCTGTTATCGAGCAGCACTCCAAGCAAGACCATTCCCATGACACCTAGCCATAGCTCGCCTAGTTCTACTAGTAATCACGTTGCCACGACAAACGCCGGTAATTTTGCAACGGTAGCTGCCTCGCACAGCAATTCTCAAGCCATCCACTCTACCTCTAGTAAAACGTCGT CTCACAGTAGCGAGAACGGTTTGTTGTCGTCCTCGTCAACGTCGAGCATAACGTCGAGTGTCTCGCAAACAGCGACACCCCAActacagcaacagcagcagcagccacaacaacagcagcagcagcaacaacagcaacaacaacaacaacaacaacaacaacaacaaatacTACAACAGCCACAGCAGCAAGCGCAACAGCCGCACAATAATCCAATAGCCCTGGCGTTGCAAAGTACGGTTAGTCACGGTTTATTGCACAACCAACCGAGCCAGAATCATAGCATCGCGAATATCAGCAATACGAGTATTGGCAGCGGTACGAACAACCTTAATACGAGTTTGACCGGTAACAATACGAGCACCGGTAGCAGCGCCAACGCTATCAATACGAGCAACAGTATAAGCGGAGTTACGAGTGGAATCGGAGGCGTTGGTGGAAGTGGAGTCGCGGCGAGTGGAGCCGGCGGCGGTAGCAGCAGCGGCAGCAGCGTAACCGCGCGCGAAAACAACAATCagaacagcaacaacagcgAAGCCGAAATGACGACGCCCGTCGCCAGCTCAACTTCGCCTCAATCCTCCGTCAGTAGTCGATCTTCACCGATACCCGTTAACTCGTGTTCACCTGTTCCATCCACTGCCAATGGTCTCATACCAAAGCTACCCGATGGCATGACCTCCTCGAAACCAATAGCTCAACAGGTCATCGTACGCACCGCTGGTCTCGATATACCCCAGTCCGAAACGAATACGAGAAACATTTTCGAGGGCACCAAGACAAACAGCGCGACCTCGGAAGCGCACATTCCACCGCTTCTCGGTGTCGCACCGCTCGGACCTGTGCCACTCCAGAAAGAACATCAATTACAGTTTCAAATGATGGAAGCGGCCTACTATCACATGCCACATCCTTCCGATTCCGAGCGACTCAGATCCTATCTACCGAGAAATTTGTGCCCCACACCATCCTATTATCAACAG GTACAATTACCTCACTCCGACACAGTCGAGTTCTTTCAACGTCTTTCTACCGAGACGCTcttcttcatattttattaCATGGAAGGCTCGAAAGGCCAGTACCTTGCTGCCAAAGCGTTAAAGAAGCAAAGCTGGAGGTTTCACACCAAGTATATGATGTGGTTCCAAAGGCACGAAGAGCCCAAAGTCATCAACGAAGAGTATGAGCAG GGTACCTACATCTATTTCGATTACGAAAAATGGGGACAAAGGAAGAAGGAAGGCTTCACTTTTGAGTACAAGTACTTAGAGGACAGAGACCTTAACTAA
- the Not3 gene encoding CCR4-NOT transcription complex subunit 3 isoform X5 yields the protein MAATRKLQGEIDRCLKKVTEGVDTFEDIWQKVHNATNSNQKEKYEADLKKEIKKLQRLRDQIKSWIASGEIKDKSTLLDYRKLIETQMERFKVVERETKTKAYSKEGLGAAQKLDPAQKEREEVSNWLAISIDALNLQLDTFESEIESLLAGKKKRLDKDKQDRMDELKGKLEKHRYHIRKLETLLRMLDNMSVEVDTIKKIKDDVEYYIESSQEPDFEENVYIYDDIIGLDDVELSEVGVSSSATTDNNNSNEIGGTPTSTNSGTSPIPSPPSSSTMHNHSSDSSTDIDKKTKPVKPAAVRPLLNSSQGSIPTTGSTATIKTNLLSSSTPSKTIPMTPSHSSPSSTSNHVATTNAGNFATVAASHSNSQAIHSTSSKTSSHSSENGLLSSSSTSSITSSVSQTATPQLQQQQQQPQQQQQQQQQQQQQQQQQQQQILQQPQQQAQQPHNNPIALALQSTVSHGLLHNQPSQNHSIANISNTSIGSGTNNLNTSLTGNNTSTGSSANAINTSNSISGVTSGIGGVGGSGVAASGAGGGSSSGSSVTARENNNQNSNNSEAEMTTPVASSTSPQSSVSSRSSPIPVNSCSPVPSTANGLIPKLPDGMTSSKPIAQQVIVRTAGLDIPQSETNTRNIFEGTKTNSATSEAHIPPLLGVAPLGPVPLQKEHQLQFQMMEAAYYHMPHPSDSERLRSYLPRNLCPTPSYYQQVQLPHSDTVEFFQRLSTETLFFIFYYMEGSKGQYLAAKALKKQSWRFHTKYMMWFQRHEEPKVINEEYEQGTYIYFDYEKWGQRKKEGFTFEYKYLEDRDLN from the exons ATGGCTGCGACGAGAAAGTTGCAAG GTGAAATAGACAGGTGCCTTAAGAAAGTAACAGAGGGCGTCGACACGTTTGAGGATATCTGGCAAAAAGTTCACAATGCCACTAACAGCAATCAGAAGGAGAAATACGAGGCAGATCTCAAGAAGGAGATCAAAAAGCTTCAGAGGTTACGCGATCAAATTAAAAGTTGGATCGCTTCCGGTGAGATCAAGGACAAAAGCACTCTGTTGGATTATCGAAAGTTAATCGAGACT CAAATGGAGAGGTTCAAGGTGGTGGAAagggaaacaaaaacaaaagctTACTCGAAGGAAGGTTTAGGTGCTGCGCAAAAGCTTGATCCGGCGCAAAAAGAACGAGAAGAAGTCAGTAATTGGCTAGCTATATCGATTGACGCATTGAATCTGCAG CTCGACACTTTCGAGTCGGAAATAGAATCGTTGCTTGCGGGTAAAAAGAAGAGGCTGGACAAGGACAAGCAAGATAGAATGGACGAGTTAAAAGGAAAACTGGAAAAGCATAGATATCATATCCGCAAACTTGAGACATTGTTGCGCATGTTGGACAACATGTCAGTCGAAGTGGACACG ataaaaaaaataaaagatgatGTCGAGTATTACATCGAGTCCTCGCAAGAACCGGATTTCGAGGAAAACGTATACATATACGACGATATTATTGGTTTGGACGATGTTGAATTGTCCGAAGTTGGTGTATCATCGTCAGCAACGACTGACAATAACAATAGCAACGAGATCGGAGGTACGCCGACATCGACGAATTCCGGTACATCGCCAATACCCTCGCCGCCATCGAGTTCCACAATGCACAACCATTCGAGCGATAGTTCAACCGATATCGACAAAAAAACCAAG CCTGTGAAGCCGGCCGCGGTGAGGCCGCTATTGAATTCGTCGCAAGGGAGCATTCCAACAACGGGAAGCACTGCCACTATAAAAACGAATCTGTTATCGAGCAGCACTCCAAGCAAGACCATTCCCATGACACCTAGCCATAGCTCGCCTAGTTCTACTAGTAATCACGTTGCCACGACAAACGCCGGTAATTTTGCAACGGTAGCTGCCTCGCACAGCAATTCTCAAGCCATCCACTCTACCTCTAGTAAAACGTCGT CTCACAGTAGCGAGAACGGTTTGTTGTCGTCCTCGTCAACGTCGAGCATAACGTCGAGTGTCTCGCAAACAGCGACACCCCAActacagcaacagcagcagcagccacaacaacagcagcagcagcaacaacagcaacaacaacaacaacaacaacaacaacaacaaatacTACAACAGCCACAGCAGCAAGCGCAACAGCCGCACAATAATCCAATAGCCCTGGCGTTGCAAAGTACGGTTAGTCACGGTTTATTGCACAACCAACCGAGCCAGAATCATAGCATCGCGAATATCAGCAATACGAGTATTGGCAGCGGTACGAACAACCTTAATACGAGTTTGACCGGTAACAATACGAGCACCGGTAGCAGCGCCAACGCTATCAATACGAGCAACAGTATAAGCGGAGTTACGAGTGGAATCGGAGGCGTTGGTGGAAGTGGAGTCGCGGCGAGTGGAGCCGGCGGCGGTAGCAGCAGCGGCAGCAGCGTAACCGCGCGCGAAAACAACAATCagaacagcaacaacagcgAAGCCGAAATGACGACGCCCGTCGCCAGCTCAACTTCGCCTCAATCCTCCGTCAGTAGTCGATCTTCACCGATACCCGTTAACTCGTGTTCACCTGTTCCATCCACTGCCAATGGTCTCATACCAAAGCTACCCGATGGCATGACCTCCTCGAAACCAATAGCTCAACAGGTCATCGTACGCACCGCTGGTCTCGATATACCCCAGTCCGAAACGAATACGAGAAACATTTTCGAGGGCACCAAGACAAACAGCGCGACCTCGGAAGCGCACATTCCACCGCTTCTCGGTGTCGCACCGCTCGGACCTGTGCCACTCCAGAAAGAACATCAATTACAGTTTCAAATGATGGAAGCGGCCTACTATCACATGCCACATCCTTCCGATTCCGAGCGACTCAGATCCTATCTACCGAGAAATTTGTGCCCCACACCATCCTATTATCAACAG GTACAATTACCTCACTCCGACACAGTCGAGTTCTTTCAACGTCTTTCTACCGAGACGCTcttcttcatattttattaCATGGAAGGCTCGAAAGGCCAGTACCTTGCTGCCAAAGCGTTAAAGAAGCAAAGCTGGAGGTTTCACACCAAGTATATGATGTGGTTCCAAAGGCACGAAGAGCCCAAAGTCATCAACGAAGAGTATGAGCAG GGTACCTACATCTATTTCGATTACGAAAAATGGGGACAAAGGAAGAAGGAAGGCTTCACTTTTGAGTACAAGTACTTAGAGGACAGAGACCTTAACTAA